The Pseudomonas pergaminensis nucleotide sequence CAGACGGCAATCGAGGTGAAACTCCAGGAATGGGTCATCCTGGGGCAAGCTCGCCAGGGAATAGGGCCGCGCCACTTGTCCCGCCCACAACACCAGATGCTGCCCAGCCCGGTAGCGCAGGCCTCGCTCGGTTTGCAGGCGCAGGCGCAGCACACTCGGGCTCAACCAATCGATACCCACCACCTGGGCCGGCAACCCATCACGCGTAGGATCAAAGGTTTCGACGCGCAGATCATCGCTCACCTGGCACTGGCACGCCAATCGCCAGCCCTCCTGGCGCTGCGCCGGGCTCAGGGCATCGGGCTGCGTGTCCTCGACCTCCCCCGCGCAACGCACCAGGCACGCATGGCAACTGCCGGCACGGCAACTGTAGGGCACGGCCACACCCGCCTGGTTCAAGGCATCCAGGAGGTTGCTGCCGGCCGGTACCGACCAATGGCGCTCGCCGACGTACAGTTCAGGCATATAAGGACTCATCACAAGGGGCATGCACAGGGAATCATGCCTGCGACAGTTTGACCATAGTCGGGTGTATCGGCCACCGCGCCGGGTTATACTGCCGCGCCTTTTTAGCGTCGCGCCAACAATACTTGCTCTTCTTGGCGACGCGCCTTGGAAAGGTGGGCTCAGCCGACCGATGCACTTCACTGAGCCCACCTTTATTGAATGTTCCCTTATAGAGGAGCGCGACTCATGACCGTGATCAAGCAAGACGACCTGATTCAGAGCGTTGCCGACGCCCTGCAATTCATTTCCTATTACCACCCCGTTGATTTCATCCAGGCCATGCACGAAGCCTACCTGCGCGAAGAATCGCCAGCGGCCCGTGACTCCATCGCCCAGATCCTGATCAACTCGCGCATGTGCGCCACCGGCCATCGCCCGATCTGCCAGGACACCGGTATCGTCACCGTGTTCGTGCGCGTGGGCATGGACGTACGTTGGGATGGCGCCACCATGGGCCTGGACGACATGATCAACGAAGGCGTGCGTCGCGCCTACAACCTGCCGGAAAACGTCCTGCGTGCCTCGATCCTGGCCGACCCGGCAGGCGCGCGCAAGAACACCAAGGACAACACCCCGGCGGTGATCCACTACTCCATCGTCCCGGGTAACACCGTGGAAGTGGACGTAGCGGCCAAGGGCGGCGGTTCCGAGAACAAGTCGAAAATGGCCATGCTCAACCCGTCCGACTCGATCGTCGACTGGGTGCTCAAGACCGTTCCGACCATGGGCGCCGGCTGGTGCCCACCGGGCATGCTCGGCATCGGCATCGGCGGCACCGCCGAGAAAGCCGCGGTGATGGCCAAGGAAGTGTTGATGGAGTCAATCGACATCCACGAGCTGAAGAAGCGCGGCCCGCAGAACCGTATCGAAGAGATGCGCCTGGAGCTGTTCGAGAAGGTCAACCAACTGGGCATCGGCGCCCAGGGCCTGGGTGGCCTGACCACCGTGCTCGACGTGAAGATCATGGACTACCCGACCCACGCCGCCTCCCTGCCGGTGTGCATGATCCCCAACTGCGCCGCCACCCGTCACGCGCACTTTGTGCTCGACGGCTCGGGCCCGGCCTCGCTGGAAGCGCCACCGCTGGACGCCTACCCGGAAATCGTCTGGGAAGCTGGCCCATCGGCCCGTCGCGTCAATCTCGATACCCTGACGCCGGAAGAAGTGCAGAGCTGGAAGCCGGGCGAAACCGTGCTGCTCAATGGCAAGATGCTCACCGGTCGCGACGCTGCGCACAAGCGCATGGTCGAGATGCTGAACAAGGGCGAAAGCCTGCCGGTGGACCTCAAGGGTCGCTTCATCTACTACGTCGGCCCGGTTGATCCGGTGCGCGAAGAAGTGGTTGGCCCGGCCGGCCCGACCACCGCGACGCGGATGGACAAGTTCACCCGTCAGATCCTCGAGCAAACCGGCCTGCTGGGCATGATCGGCAAATCCGAGCGCGGCCCGACCGCCATCGAAGCGATCAAGGACCACAAAGCCGTATACCTGATGGCCGTCGGTGGCGCCGCTTACCTGGTAGCGCAAGCCATCAAGAAATCGCGCGTTGTTGCCTTCGCCGAACTGGGCATGGAAGCGATCTACGAGTTCGACGTGAAAGACATGCCGGTGACCGTTGCGGTCGATAGCAAGGGCGAATCCGTGCACATCACCGGTCCTGCCATCTGGCAGAAAAAGATCAGTGAAAGCCTGGCGGTAGAAGTGCAGTAAGCGCTTCCCCTGCAAACATAAAGGCGACTGTGGCCATGGCCCAGTCGCCTTTTTTATGGCACATGGTATGGTGCACTCCCTTACCGTGCCTGCCCATCACCGTATGATCGTCATCCCTCGCCCCCTGCGCCTGACCTTCTATTCCCTGCTGATCATCGCTGGCGCGCTACTGGCCGCAACCTTGGCCACTCGCCATGCCGAACGCCAGGCCCTGGTAGACGATGCTGCCCGCGCCAATCAGCAGCTCACGCTGTATGGCAACTCCCTGCACACCCTGATCGAACGCTACCGCGCCCTGCCCGCCGTGCTGGCGTTGGACTCGGAGATGATCAATGCCTTGAAGGGCCCGCTGGATACCGCGACCCAGGATTTGCTCAACCGCAAGCTGGAGCGCATCAACGGCGCCGCACAATCCTCCACCCTGGAACTGATGGACCGCACTGGCCTGGCCGTGGCCGCCAGCAATTGGAACCTGCCGAGCAGTTATGTGGGGCATAACTACGCGTTCCGGCCCTACTTCAGCCAGACCTTGAGCCAGGGCACCGGGCGGTTTTATGCAGTGGGCGTGACGACCGGCATCCCCGGTTACTTCCTTTCCAGCGCGGTGCTGGATGAACGCGAACAGTTCCTCGGCGCCATGGTCGTCAAGCTGGAGTTCCCCGAGCTTGAGCGCGAGTGGGCCCAGGGCAATGACCTGCTGCTGGTCAGCGACGCACGTGGCATCGTGTTTATCGCCAATCAACCGGGCTGGCGTTATCGCAACCTGCGGCCGTTGTCGGCCAGCGACCTCGCCGAATTGAAGGCCACTCGCCAATACGACAAAAAACAACTGCAACCGCTGGAGACTCAGACCCTGCGGCGTTTTGACGAAAACAGTCACCTGATGCGCGTCAACGGCCCCGATGGCAACGCCAATTACATCTGGGAATCCCTGCCACTCAAAGCCGAAGGCTGGACCCTGCACCTGCTGCGCAAGCCGCAGTTCGCCTTTGAGGATCAGCGCAACGCTGGCCTGGCCGCCGCCGGATCCTGGCTGGCGCTGGTGTTCCTGGTGCTGTTCCTGACCCAGCGCTGGCGCCTGGCCCGTTTGCGTCAGCGCAGTCGCGAAGAGCTTGAGCAACTGGTGGAAGAGCGCACCCAGGCGCTGCGCACCGCCCAGGATGGCCTGGTGCAATCGGCCAAGCTGGCAGCGCTGGGGCAGATGTCTGCGGCCCTCGCCCACGAGATCAATCAACCGCTGACGGCGCAGCGTATGCAGCTGGCCACCTTGCGCCTGCTGCTGGATCACGGTCGGGTCGACGACGCTTACCAGGCGCTCACGCCACTGGACGATATGCTCACGCGCATGGCCGCACTCACCGGCCACCTCAAGACCTTCGCGCGCAAGAGCCCGAGCGGCCTGCGTGAACGCCTGGACCTGGCCACGGTGGTTGATCAATCCTTGCACCTGCTCGACGCGCGCTTGCGTGATGAAGCCATCGGCGTGGTGCTCGACCTGACCCGCCCTGCCTGGGTGCGCGGTGATGCAATCCGCCTGGAGCAGGTGTTGATCAACCTGCTACGCAATGCGCTGGACGCCATGGCCGACAAGCCGCGCAAACGCCTGGAAATCCGCCTGCATGCCGATCAACAGCTGTGGCAGCTCACCGTCAGCGACAGTGGCGGCGGGATTGCCGAGGAGCATTTGAACAGCGTGTTCGACCCGTTCTTCACCACCAAGCCCGTGGGCGACGGGCTCGGCTTGGGGCTGGCGGTGTCCTACGCTATCGTGCACGAATTGGGCGGACGCCTGATCGCCGGCAACCGTGGCGACGGCGCGGTGTTTAGCCTGACCCTGCCTATCGCCCTGGAGACGCCCGACCTATGTTGAACGCGGTGATTGTGGTCGATGACGAAGCCAGCATTCGTACGGCTGTCGAACAATGGCTGAGCTTGTCGGGGTTTGAGGTGCAGTTGTTCAGCCGCGCCGAGGCGTGCCTGGCGCAACTGCCCAAGGATTTTCCCGGGGTCATTTTGAGCGATGTGCGCATGCCGGGTCTCAGCGGCCTGGAGCTGTTGGCCGAAGTGCAGCGCCGCGATGCTGATTTACCGGTGATCCTGCTCACCGGCCATGGCGATGTGCCGATGGCCGTCGAAGCCATGCGCGACGGTGCCTACGATTTCCTGGAAAAACCCTTCAGCCCCGACGCCCTGCTCAACAGCTTGCGCCGTGCCCTGGACAAGCGTGGCTTGATCCTGGAAAACCGCCGCCTGCATCAACAGGCTGACCATCGGGCGCAGTTGGAATCGACGCTGCTGGGCGTGTCCCGGGGTTTGCACACCTTGCGCCGCCAGGTGCTGGACCTGGCGAGCCTGCCGGTCAACGTACTGATCCGTGGAGAGACCGGCAGCGGCAAGGAGCTCGTCGCCCGCTGCCTGCATGATTTCGGCCCGCGGGCGAAGAAGCCCTTTGTGGCGCTCAACTGTGCTGCGATCCCCGAGCAACTGTTTGAGGCCGAGCTGTTCGGCCACGAAAGCGGCGCGTTCACCGGCGCCCAGGGCAAGCGCATCGGTAAACTGGAATATGCCCACGGTGGCACGCTGTTCCTGGACGAGATCGAAAGCATGCCCCTGGCCCAGCAAGTGAAATTGCTGCGCGTACTGCAGGAGCAGAAACTGGAGCGGCTGGGATCCAACCAAAGTATCCACGTGGACCTGCGCATCATCGCCGCCACCAAGCCGGACCTGCTGGAAGAGGCCCGCGCCGGGCGTTTTCGCGAAGACCTGGCCTATCGCTTGAATGTCGCGCAACTGCGCCTGCCGCCCTTGCGTGACCGTCGCGAAGATATCCCCCTGCTGTTCGACCACTTTGCTCAGAGTGCTGCCGAACGCCTGGGCCGCAGCGTTGAGCCCCTGAGTGGCGCACAACTGGGGCGCCTGCTCAGCCATGACTGGCCAGGCAACGTGCGTGAACTGGCCAACGTCGCCGAACGCCAGGTGCTGGGGCTTGGCGAACCGGAACCGGAAGGCATCGAGGCCGGGCAATCCCTGGCTGCGCAGCAGGAGGCCTTCGAGGCTCACTGCCTGAAAGCGGCGTTGACCCGGCACAAGGGCGACATCAAGGCGGTGCTGGCTGAACTGCAACTGCCTCGGCGCACCTTCAATGAAAAAATGCAGCGCCATGGGCTCGTGCGGGAAACCTTCCTGTAGGGCCCGGCTTGCTGGCGTTGGTGCGCTTGAGGACCCTATCGCCGGCAAGCCGGCTCCTACAGGAATGCATTTTAGAGGTGGGCTTGCCTGTGATGGCGTCGACAGCCATAAGCGGATTTCCGCTCATCACCCGATAAATGTCAGCAATTTTCCGCTCACAAAAAACCCGCAACCCTTCTAGACCGGGCCTTCATCCACCTGGCACAGCTCCTGCTATAGCCCCAGCCAGGCAGTGCTCAAGCACGCTCCATAAAAACAACTAGATGAAGGATCCTTCAATGGATAACTCCAACACCTTGCCTCTGGGGTCGGCGGCCGCGCCGGCGAAAGAACGCACCACCTCCAGCCGTATCAAATCGATTTTCAGTGGTTCCGTCGGCAACATGGTCGAGTGGTACGACTGGTACGTCTACGCCGCCTTCTCGTTGTACTTCGCAAAAACCTTCTTCCCGAAAGGCGACACCACCGCCCAGCTGCTCAACACCGCCGCGATCTTTGCCGTCGGCTTCCTGATGCGCCCGATCGGTGGCTGGCTGATGGGCCTGTACGCTGACAAAGTCGGGCGTAAAAAGGCCTTGATGGCCTCGGTCTACCTGATGTGCTTCGGCTCGTTGCTGATCGCCCTGAGCCCTGGCTATGAAGTCATTGGTATCGGCGCACCGGTCTTGCTGGTATTTGCCCGTTTGCTGCAGGGCCTGTCGGTCGGCGGTGAATACGGTACCTCCGCCACCTACCTCAGTGAGATGGCGACCAAGGAACGCCGTGGTTTCTACTCCAGCTTCCAATACGTAACCCTGATCTCTGGCCAGCTCATCGCCCTGGGCGTATTGATCGTGCTGCAACAATTGCTCACCACCGAGCAGCTGTATGCCTGGGGCTGGCGTATCCCGTTTGCCATCGGTGCCCTGTGCGCAGTGGTTGCGCTGTACCTGCGTCGCGGCATGGAAGAAACCGAGTCGTTCACCAAGAAGGAAAAAGCCAAGGAAAGCGCGATGCGCACCTTGATGCGCCATCCCAAGGAACTGTTGACCGTGGTCGGCCTGACCATGGGCGGTACGCTGGCGTTCTACACCTACACCACCTACATGCAGAAATACCTGGTGAACACTGTCGGCATGAGCATTTCCGACTCCACCACCATCTCGGCGGCGACGCTGTTCCTGTTCATGTGCCTGCAACCGATCATCGGTGGGCTGTCGGATAAAGTCGGTCGTCGGCCGATCCTGATCGCCTTCGGCATCCTCGGTACCCTGTTCACCGTGCCGATCCTCACCACCCTGCACACCATCCAGAGCTGGTGGGGCGCGTTCTTCCTGATCATGGCGGCGCTGATCATCGTCAGCGGCTACACCTCGATCAACGCCGTGGTTAAAGCCGAACTGTTCCCGACCGAAATCCGCGCCCTGGGCGTGGGCCTGCCGTATGCCCTGACCGTCTCGATCTTTGGCGGCACTGCTGAATACATCGCGCTGTGGTTCAAGAGCATCGGCATGGAAACCGGTTACTACTGGTATGTGACGGCGTGTATTGCGGTGTCGCTGGTGGTCTACGTGACCATGAAGGACACGCGTAAGCACTCGCGGATCACCACCGACTAACCGTTGAACGCCGTTCAAAATGTGGGAGTGGGCTTGCCCGCGAAAGCGGTGTGTCAGTCAACGATTGTAGAGACTGAACCACCGTATTCGCGGGCAAGCCCGCTCCCACATTGGGTATGATGCTGGTCCCGAAACCGAGAGCAGAACAGGCCATGTCCGACGATATCCATTTCTACGAACCCGCCAACGGCCACGGCCTGCCGCATGACCCGTTCAATGCCATTGTCGGGCCTCGTCCGATCGGCTGGATTTCGTCCCACGACAGCGAAGGCCGCCTGAACCTGGCGCCCTACAGTTTCTTCAATGCGTTCAACTACATTCCGCCGATCATTGGGTTTTCCAGTGTCGGGCGCAAAGACAGCCTGAACAACATCGAACAGACCGGCGAGTTTGTCTGGAACCTGGCCACCCGCCCGCTGGCCGAGCAGATGAACCAGAGCTGCGCCGCCGTTTCCCCCGAGGTCAACGAATTCGAGCTGTCCGGCCTGACGCCGGTGGCGTCGAAGATTGTTGGCGTACCACGGGTGGGCGAGAGCCCGGTGTCGTTCGAGTGCAAGGTCACGCAGATCATCCAGCTTCAGCGCGCCGACAAGGCATTGGTGCCTAGCTGGCTGGTGTTGGGCGAGGTGGTCGCGGTGCACATTGCCAAGTGGCTGCTCAAGGATGGGGTCTACGACACAGCCGCCGCCGAGCCTATCCTGCGCGGTGGCGGCCCGGCGGATTACTTCCAACTGGGCCCCGAAGCCCTGTTCAAGATGTATCGCCCAGGTGCAACACCACGCTGACTACAAGGCAATAAAACCTGTGGGAGCGGGTTTGCTCGCGAAAGCGGTGGATCAGTCACAGCCGTATCGACTGACACGCCGGATTCGCGAGCAAGCCCGCTCCCACAGTTGGATCAGCAGCGTTCTTTAGTTGGCAGCAGTGGCCCAAGAAAGTTGACCGTCTTCATCCACATCGACCAAGCACTCAAGCTGCAGGGTCGCCGCATCGTCGGCATCGGAGGCGGTCTTGAACTTTTGTCCATCAAGGATCTTGTGAAACTGCGGTGCGCCCATGCCATCCAGTGCCTTGACGGCGACGGCGGCGCTATAGCCACCCTCACCCGGTACTACCGCGGAAACGGCTTCGTGGTGGGCAAATTGTTTACGTGCCATGTTGCAGGTCCTGGCCAATGGAAAGTCGGCCATTCTAAACCTGATCAGCCGGCGAGTTGCAGGTACTCGCCGTAGGCATTGGCGGCGGATGCATCGGTGAAGGTCTGGAAGTCCATGCTGCGCACGACCATGTCGTTCAACAACTCGGTGAAGATCATCAGCGCTGGAGAGTTGAAGTAGGCGCTCATCGCCTGCTCGCTGCTCCAGAAGCCGGAGATCAACCAGACATCGGGATCGACCTGGGAATGCTGCAACGAGAATTGCAGGCAACCCTGAGCCTGACGGCCCGGTTCGATCAAACTGCTCAAGCGTGCACCGAGTTCGGTGCTGCACCCGGTGCGGGCGCGGATAAAGGCCATATGGCTCGCGGGAATGGGGGTGGACATGTTCGACTCTCCCGTTGAGAAGTGATGCTCGGCAAGCACTGTGAGGGCGTGTTGCCACAGGATCAAAGATAACGGCGCGGGTATGGACGCGGTTAGTCGATTCCTGCCGGCTTATTGCACAATCCTGCGAATAGCGTAGACAGGACGTTCGGCCACCGGTTTTATTCCACGGGCAAACGCCTTGTTTCAGGGAGATGACAGGCCCGGTGCTTGCCTGATTCACGATGTGTCGCAGGATCAGGCAAGGATTGTGCAGAATCGACATAACACTCTCTAACCGCCACCGCTAAGCTGAGCCCATCAAAAAAGTGTGTAGAGGTCGCCCCATGCCGTCGCCCGAAACCAAGTCCATTCCCCTCGATGCCGAAATGGAAAAGCAACGCGCGGAGCTTGCCGGTATCGTGCATCGCCATACCTGGGAAGACGGTTCCTATGGCACGGCGATCACGACCTTGTACCTGAACCGCCACAACACACCGCGCGATTTCATGCCGGTGCTGGTCGAGCCAGCCCTGTGCATTCTTGCCAGCGGCAGCAAGGAAGTGCGCCTGGCGGATGAAATATTCGCCTACGACCCGCTCAACTACTTGGTGTTCTCGGTCGCCATGCCGGTGGCCGGCCGGATCATCGAGGCCACGCCGGAGGACCCGAACCTGTCGGTGCGCATCAATATCGACCCGGCGCAACTGACGGCCTTGATCGCCGAGGCAGGCCCAATGGGCGTGCCGTCACGACCGACGTCACGTGGCATGTACGTCGACCGCATCGACAACCAATTGCTCGACGCGGTGCTGCGCCTGGCGCGCCTGCTCGATACACCCAAAGACATCGCCATGCTCGCGCCCCTGATCAACCGCGAAATTCTTTATCGCCTGTTGCGCGGCCCGCAAGGTTATCGGCTGTATGAAATTGCCGTGGCCAACAGTCAGAGCCACCGCGTCAGCCAGGCGATCAAGTGGCTCAATGGCAACTACGAACAACCGCTGCGCATCGATGACCTGGCCAAGGAAGTCAACCTCAGCGTCTCGACCCTGCACCACCGTTTCAAGGCGATCACCGCCATGAGCCCGCTGCAATACCAGAAGCAACTGCGCCTGCAGGAAGCGCGGCGATTGATGATTGCCGAAGGACTGGAAGCGTCGGCGGCCGGGTATCGGGTGGGGTATGAAAGCCCGTCACAGTTCAGTCGGGAATACAGCCGGTTGTTCGGCGCGCCGCCGCTGAGAGACCTGGCCCGATTGCGCCAAAGCATCTGACTCAACGGAGATCAAAATGTGGGAGCGGCGGTTCGACGCTTCCACATGGGTTTTGTGTTTATTCAGTCCAGACCGCGGGGTAGCTGCAAGGTCACCCGCAACCCACCCTCGCGCAAATTCTGCAAACTCACTTCACCGCCATGGCTATGGGCAATGTTGCGCGCAATCCCCAACCCCAGGCCGTAGCCCTGTTGCTGCCCGGCCAGGCGAAAGTGCGGTTCGAACACCTGCTCAAGACGCTGCTCCGGCACCCCGGGGCCTTCGTCATCCACGTGCAGGATGAACTCCGCGCCATCGTCCTCGATGTACAGGTGGGCGTTCTGACCGTACTTCAACGCGTTGTCGATCAGGTTGCCAATGCAACGCTTGAGCGCCAGCGGCTTACCCGGATAGGCGCTCAGCGCTCGGCCGTGTTGGGTGACCCGACCATTGCCGTTCGGCGCCAGGTACGGCTCCACCAGGCAGTCAAGCACGTGGTTCAGGTCGACCGGCTCGATGTTTTCGTGGATATCCGTGTCCTTCACGCACTGCAGCGCGCCCTTCACCAGTAGCTCTAGCTCATCCAGGTCACGGCCGAATTTGGCTTGCAGGTTCTCGTCTTCAAGCAATTCCACGCGCAGGCGCAGACGGGTGATGGGCGTGCGCAAGTCGTGGGAAATCGCGCTGAACAACTGGCTGCGTTCGGTCAGGTAACGGCTGATGCGTTCGCGCATCGCATTAAAGGCGCGGCCCACTTCCACCACTTCGCTGCCACCGCCTTCGGCCACCGGTTCTACATCGGCGCCCAGGGACATGTCCCGCGCCGCCCGCGCCAGGCGCTTGAGTGGCCGGCTTTGCCAGTGCACCAGCAGGCCGATGAACAACAGCAGGAAGCCGCTGGTCAGCACGATAAACCACACTTGCTGGGACGGCAGGCCTTGTTCTTCAAGGCTGGTGTAGGGCTCGGGCAACAGCGAGGCGATGTACAGCCATTCGCCGGGGGCAAGCTGGATCTGGGTGACCAATACCGGTGGGTTCACCGGTTCCAGGGTCAACGCATAATGGGCCCAAGAGCGTGGCAGCTCATCGAGTTTGAGCCCGGCATTGAAGATCCGCAGGTCTTCAGCGCTGACGAACTCCACCGAGATGTCCACGTCGGCACCCAGGGTCTGGCGCAGCACCTCGTCCACCGCGACCAGTACCGCCTGTTTGCGTGGAGTTTCCGGTAATACCTGCATGTCCAGCGGGCGATCATTGAGGGTCACGACAAACCGGGTGCCGCCCATGCTGCGCAATTGATCGAGGACCAACGGTCGATAGGCCACCGGCAGCGAACGGAAATAACTGACGCTGGCCGTCATCGAATGCGCCAGGCTACGGGCGCTGGTGACCAGGCCTTCGAGCTGGGTGGCGCGCAACTGCGACACCCAGATCACGCTGGACAGCGCCTGGGCAAACAACACGGCCAGCAGCGTCAGCATCAGCATGCGCCCCAGCAACGAGCGCGGCACCGGAAAGCGACGGCGGTGCTCGGTCAGGTGTTCAGTGGGCATTGCCGGCAACCACGCTGGCTGCCAGTTGGTAACCACTGCCGCGCACCGTGCGGATCAGCCGAGGAGGCTTTTCGGTATCGCGCAGGCGTTGGCGCAGGCGGCTGACGGCCATGTCGACGATACGGTCCAGCGGCATCAGGTCGCGGCCACGGGTAGCGTTGCCGATGGTGTCGCGGTCGAGGATCTGTTGCGGGTGGTCGAGAAATAATTTGAGCAGGGCGAAATCGGCCCCGGAGAGGATCACTTCTTCGCCGTCTACATGAAACAGGCGGTGGCTGATCATATCCAGGCGCCATTCATCAAACACCAGCACGTCCCCACCTACGCTGCGCTCCTGGCCGAACTGGCAACGGCGCAACAGGGCTTTGATCCGTGCTTGCAACTCGCGAGGGCTGAAGGGCTTGCCGATGTAGTCGTCGGCGCCCAGCTCCAGGCCGATCACGCGGTCGGCCTCGTCGGAACTGGCAGTGAGCATGATGATCGGCACCTGCGCCTGGCGCGGGTGTTGGCGGATCCAGCGGCAAAGGCTGAACCCGTCTTCGTCCGGCAACATCACATCGAGGATGACCAAGTCGCAGGGCGCCTCGTTCATCGCCTGGCGGAACCCCGCGCCATCCGGCACGCCACGCACCTGGAAACCGGCGCGACTGAGGTAGGTCTGCAGCAATTCGCGGATTTCCTGGTCATCGTCGACGAGGAGAATCGATTTACTGATTACGCTCACGGGGTCCTCCTTGTTGTTATGGCCAAGCTTAAGTCATTTGTTGCCCTTGAGGCCCCCTTCGCGAGCAAGCCCGCTCCCACATTTGCCTGCATTCCAACAGTGGAATGCGATCGAATGTGGGAGCGGGCTTGCTGGCGAAGGGGCCATAACTCACTACGCAAAGGCCTGTTCGAGCGCGACGCCAGCCCCGGTCAACCCGGAATACGGCGCAGTCACCAACCACACCGGAATACCTTTGAAGTAGTCGCTCATGCAGCCTTTGTCGCTGAAGCTCTTGGCAAAG carries:
- a CDS encoding ATP-binding protein, with amino-acid sequence MPRSLLGRMLMLTLLAVLFAQALSSVIWVSQLRATQLEGLVTSARSLAHSMTASVSYFRSLPVAYRPLVLDQLRSMGGTRFVVTLNDRPLDMQVLPETPRKQAVLVAVDEVLRQTLGADVDISVEFVSAEDLRIFNAGLKLDELPRSWAHYALTLEPVNPPVLVTQIQLAPGEWLYIASLLPEPYTSLEEQGLPSQQVWFIVLTSGFLLLFIGLLVHWQSRPLKRLARAARDMSLGADVEPVAEGGGSEVVEVGRAFNAMRERISRYLTERSQLFSAISHDLRTPITRLRLRVELLEDENLQAKFGRDLDELELLVKGALQCVKDTDIHENIEPVDLNHVLDCLVEPYLAPNGNGRVTQHGRALSAYPGKPLALKRCIGNLIDNALKYGQNAHLYIEDDGAEFILHVDDEGPGVPEQRLEQVFEPHFRLAGQQQGYGLGLGIARNIAHSHGGEVSLQNLREGGLRVTLQLPRGLD
- a CDS encoding response regulator, whose translation is MSVISKSILLVDDDQEIRELLQTYLSRAGFQVRGVPDGAGFRQAMNEAPCDLVILDVMLPDEDGFSLCRWIRQHPRQAQVPIIMLTASSDEADRVIGLELGADDYIGKPFSPRELQARIKALLRRCQFGQERSVGGDVLVFDEWRLDMISHRLFHVDGEEVILSGADFALLKLFLDHPQQILDRDTIGNATRGRDLMPLDRIVDMAVSRLRQRLRDTEKPPRLIRTVRGSGYQLAASVVAGNAH